One Aphelocoma coerulescens isolate FSJ_1873_10779 chromosome 6, UR_Acoe_1.0, whole genome shotgun sequence DNA window includes the following coding sequences:
- the LOC138112336 gene encoding pulmonary surfactant-associated protein A-like produces MMLFPQLHKILAVAFFLLPFCAQGKPAGLFSRFPFKPFFGGGRDEEQIPDFTPLAATANGDIIHQLEYRISRLEGVLLLNKMITEFGGKIFATNGKTADFDATVEKCREAGGSIATPRNPGENDAILYFVKYFNTYAYLGIKQSLIPGKFQLLDGTPLSYTNWYSNEPSGQGEEECVEMYTDGTWNDKKCNNNRLIVCQF; encoded by the exons ATGAtgctgtttccacagctgcacaaAATCTTAGCAGTAGCTTTTTTCCTGCTCCCATTCTGTGCTCAAGGTAAACCTGCAGGGCTTTTTTCACGGTTCCCTTTCAAGCCTTTTTTTGGAGGTGGGCGTGATGAAGAACAGATACCAG ATTTCACACCTCTGGCTGCTACTGCAAATGGGGACATCATCCATCAATTAGAATATCGGATTTCCAGACTGGAAGGAG TCCTGCTCTTGAATAAGATGATAACAgagtttggaggaaaaatatttgctaCCAATGGGAAAACAGCTGATTTTGATGCTACAGTGGAAAAATGTAGAGAGGCTGGAGGCTCTATTGCCACTCCAAGGAACCCTGGCGAGAATGATGCCATTCTGTActttgtgaaatattttaacACCTATGCCTACCTGGGGATAAAACAATCGCTTATTCCAGGCAAATTCCAGCTCCTGGATGGTACTCCACTGAGCTATACTAACTGGTATTCAAATGAACCTTCTGGCCAAGGGGAGGAGGAATGTGTGGAGATGTACACTGATGGCACTTGGAATGACAAAAAGTGCAACAACAATCGCCTTATTGTCTGCCAGTTTTAG
- the LOC138112338 gene encoding pulmonary surfactant-associated protein A-like — MLSYSSYILIALAALLVTCHALSKCPGISGLPGIPGRDGLKGLPDSLDAVRHNALVNLKHRLFRLEAVLALNGKIRKVGEKLLASNGKKVDFASALQSCEEVGGTLAAPKNEEENRAIMDIVKQYNQYAYLGVRKGETSGPFMYLNGMPLNYSNWHQHEPDGKGKEKCVEMYTDGTWNDKKCNMYRLTICEF; from the exons ATGTTGTCTTACTCCTCCTACATACTCATAGCACTGGCTGCTTTGTTAGTGACCTGCCATGCACTGAGTAAATGTCCAGGAATTTCTGGGCTGCCTGGTATCCCTGGAAGAGATGGGCTGAAAG GTCTACCTGATTCTCTGGACGCCGTACGCCACAATGCTTTAGTAAATTTGAAACACCGACTTTTCCGACTTGAGGCTG TGCTTgctttgaatgggaaaataagaaaagtaGGAGAGAAACTGCTTGCCAGCAATGGGAAGAAAGTTGACTTTGCATCTGCACTACAATCCTGTGAAGAGGTTGGAGGAACTCTTGCAGCTCCCAAGAATGAGGAGGAGAATAGAGCTATTATGGACATTGTGAAACAATATAACCAATATGCTTACTTGGGCGTTAGAAAGGGGGAGACTTCAGGTCCATTTATGTATCTAAATGGCATGCCTCTGAATTATAGCAACTGGCACCAACATGAGCCTGATggcaaagggaaagagaaatgtgTGGAGATGTACACTGATGGGACCTGGAATGACAAAAAATGCAACATGTATCGTCTCACAATCTGCGAATTTTAA